One segment of Macrotis lagotis isolate mMagLag1 chromosome 1, bilby.v1.9.chrom.fasta, whole genome shotgun sequence DNA contains the following:
- the LOC141491173 gene encoding group IIE secretory phospholipase A2-like, producing MIEKITKKSVFNYIEYGCYCGWGGQGKPLDATDRCCQIHDCCYAKLENHKCSPKLNWYDFSIKKGQIRCVGKTWCERKTCQCDKKIAFCLRKVMKSYYSKYRWYKKSNCKSPTPSCSSVKS from the exons ATGATCGAGAAAATCACTAAGAAATCAGTCTTCAATTATATCGAATATGGCTGCTACTGTGGCTGGGGAGGCCAAGGAAAGCCCCTGGATGCCACAGATAg GTGTTGCCAAATTCATGACTGCTGTTATGCCAAGCtagaaaaccataaatgttcCCCCAAATTGAACTGGTATGACTTCAGCATCAAGAAAGGACAAATCCGCTGTG TTGGCAAGACCTGGTGTGAGAGGAAGACTTGCCAGTGTGACAAAAAGATTGCCTTCTGTCTCCGCAAAGTGATGAAATCATACTACTCCAAGTACCGATGGTATAAAAAGAGTAACTGCAAGAGTCCTACACCCTCCTGCTCATCTGTGAAGTCCTAA